TAGTGGCCAAACACCTATCAGTGCTGAAATGGATACAAGCAGGCTTTTATGTTTTCAGAGGTCTCTTCTTAAGTTTCCCGAGTAAGAGTTGtaagtttctgtcaaaataagATAACTCGGAATTTTATGGTAAGGCATTAATATGAACTGCTgctgatcccaaacacttgagcagtactggaGAATGAGTCCCACAATTGTTCTCTACACGGTCTCTTTTATAcacgagctacactttcctagaattatcTCCATAAATCCAAGTCGACCATACACCAGAACCACAACCGAGCTTATGTGCCCATTCCACTTCGTGTCCCTTTGCAGTGTTACGGATTGATAGTTGACATGATTGTGGCAAGCAGAACAACAGACCTCAAAATGCTTTTCTCAACTGCCAGTAGTAGATCTATCTATccgtctatatccgaatcccgctccagctactgccgggtctaggtgctgatgagtcctctccatctggctcggtcctcccaccacttttcttcctccacttgctgccaggtcacacctctcctttccacagatattctcactcccgttttccaccatgttcttgggcgccctctaggtcttttcccatccatctttagttcttccataattttggggagagtctgcccatgcatccttttaacatgcccataccatcttaatctctttttttcaatttcttctctcatactttcttgtttaaggtcctttctaatctctgcattccttactctgtccatttttgtttttcccttaactgctctgagaaatttcatttcccctgcctgCTGTCTGCTCCAGTCcgtttctgtcattgtccatgtttccccaccataggtgacaatagggaagtaataattcttatacataaggagttttgctttttctgaaacttccgtattccaaatcaggtgttttattgtttgctggaaattgcctcccttctgtaacctcctattaattttgttagttattcttccatccctggatatttcactccctagataagtgaaactttctaccactttgaggggttctccattcagggtaatatttccgttgaccccctttctctcttccaaataccattatttcactcttatctttatttatttttaatccataccttttcattatttccttccacgcatcaagctgtaactgtacatctacctctttatcaccccatattaccatatcacctgcaaaaatcatctttttgtctttttcttttactatgtcTTTAACTGCCctgttcattccctccatcacaacattaaaaaatgcAGGTGATAGAATACTTcattgcttaagtccttgtcttatttcaaaGCATTCAGAGTTCCCCAGTAGTGTCCTAATTCTAGAATTATGTCCTccatacattgtctttattacattaatgtaaccatcttatatatctatcttcttcatttcttccccgagtctttccctgttaactgagtcatatgccttttgtatgtctataaaaaccattatcacccttttgttacactcccaacttttttccatcagttgacagatagaaaatatcaggtcgattgtgcttcttcctttcctaaacccgtgCTGTTCTTCACTCcactccttttctatcttttcacttattcgattcagtaaaattctttcaaaaatcttggctgtgtgactcataagggttattgctctgtagtttttacaaagtctttttttgcttttcttgaagatgggaacaatgtctcctgtactGCAATTGTAGTAGATCACCTTCAAAAATGACTGTTTGCAGTTGGTTTGTAGAGTTTTCTTCACAGTCGTGCTTCCGCcaataataatattttgaatgtcagTGAAAATTGGTAGTTGCTACAAAAGGGTGGATGCTGTCGATAAAAAAATTTACGAGAATTGCCGAGTGGTAAGCATCCTTAAGCGTATCAGAGACTGAAATACCTTTTGCGTGGACAATTAGGTGAGAAAAAGATTTGTTCCATATTGCAAGATACTCAAAAACTTGGAGTAAGAAAATGCTCCAAACGTGTGGCGGAGAAAATGCAAACTCGATACGGAACTGCTAAATGGGAGACAAAATGTGAGTCAGAGATTGAGCACCAATTGTGATTGAAGAACAGTGCCAAAAGGTACACAACAGTTTGTTTGCCACAGGTCAGCAATGAAATCAGGTGAAACAACTGACACGGTTGCATCATTCTTGATAATGAGAGTGCCAGCTGTCCCACAGCATGTCAAACGGCTGAATATATGGCAGAGGGAAATATCGAATTACTATCACCTAACGGCTTTGTGTTGCCCTCCAACCAAATGAGGAATGCACGGATGGAGATTTTCGTCATCAAAAGAACACTGTTGCACCCTTCTGAAAGCACATTTTTGAGGTATCAGCATCAGAGTGAACAAAACATTTCCTGTGCTAATGTGGACGCATACAGAAGTGTGTAACTTTGAAaagcaaatattttgagaaatgatgatatgcataaaatttttttgatttttttctgtgaaaacttttaaaaactGGCCTACAATATAGCAGCTTCTGATGGATAAACGGAGACATGGAAaaaaaaatgcccccccccccgtgcctctccatcacaaacacaaacaaaactgCATGTATACATGCAGTAAAATGCCGTGCTGTGCTTGGATCTCCAGAAATTTTATTTGTGTACTATGGCCGTGCTTGGAACAGTAACATTCCTACGGAATGCAGGTTGCACTAATTCTCTTGGTttggaataattaaaaaaatatattaaatcaaCTATTTTTGCAGTATCATTACATAATTTGCAGAATAAAGAGGATCCAGTTCTGtcttattgattttattttactcTTTGATAATATGTTTTTACAATTTTGCAGGGATTGTCCTTGAGACTTTTATGCACTGGTTCTGAAGGTTTTCTTTTTAATGTAATTTACCATCACTCTATTGTTTCTCCTAAGGTTTGAAACATTCCTTTCATTCATTCTTCGGAGTTTGCACGCTGCTGCACAAAAAACACATTAGTTGTGGAGGCTGAAATCCACATGCGATGTGCTTTGTGAGAGCAAAATATGTGTAGTGCTACTATGTGGACTTAGTCAGAAACATTCGTAGTAACACCCAATTAATTCTCTGCATTGCTACACGTGTAAAAATAAAGATTTGCCCAACAATACGGGATTAAAATTCCGGCAACTCAAAAGTCAATAATTAAAAGCCCTGTAGCTGTCTGACTACTTTCAAGAAAGATACTCAGGTCCCATCAATGTAGTGGAATACGTACACTGTTACAGTTCAACACATCACCTCCAACTGGATACTAGCAAACTCCCACCATTAACCCCCACAACGACCAAAAAGGAATTCACTCCAAAgagtcaatagggaaagagtcacaCAAAGACCCTGCTCTCAAATATATAGGGAAGGCAGTGAAATTTATTGGAATGAATTAACACTAGCCGAGACCATATTGTCCTCTGAAATAGTACTACCCAGCTAGTTACTGGCTGCATGCTATTCTCCAAGGTCTTTATTTTTGCCAGTGAATCCACACTCCCCAATACTGAACACTCACTGAAAAAAAACAGGATACCTGTACCCAGGAACATATATCTGATTACTCCAGTTTTTCGTACTGCACTCGTAAACTTGGTCGAACACAAATGACATCCTCTTTGTGACTTCCAAAATACTCTCTGTGAACACTTGTGTTATACAAGACTGTTGAATGCAGACATGCATTAATTGTGGTGTACAGttaccggatatcagtttgtgggatggcggTCCGTGACTGTTGCACtcgatcggtcaatacagggacggttaatgctgtttgtggatgcagCTGgagttttttcttttctgttgccctttttcactttcactgcaaACTTTCTTCTTGCAGTGAGTGTGTTGGGGCCTAATGCAGGACCACATTATGATCCCAATTGCTGGCTTAAGacactgttgttgtcgttgttgttgtggtcttcagtcctgagactggtttgatgcagctctccatgctactctatcctgtgcaagcttcttcatctcccagtacctactgcagcctacatccttctgaatctgcttagtgtattcatctcttggtctccctctacaatttttaccctccactctgccctccaatactaaattgatgatcccttgatgcctcagaacatgtcctaccaaccggtcccttcttcttgtcaagttgtgccacaaactcctcttctccccaattctattcaatacctcctcattagttatgtgctctatccatctaatcttcagcattcttccatagcaccacatttcgaaagcttctattcccttcttgtccaaactatttattgccaatgtttcacttccatacatggctacactccatacaaatactttcagaaacggcttcctgacacttaaatctatactcgatgttaacaaacttctcttcttcagaaactcctttactactttaagtgtctcatttcctaatctaattccctcagcatcattcgatttaattcgactacattccattatcctcgttttgcttctgttgatgttcatcttatatcctcctctcaagacactgtccattccgttcaactgctcttccaagtcctttgctgtctctgacagaattacaatgtcatcggcgcacctcaaagtttttatttcttctccatggattttaatacctactctgaatttttcttttgtttcctttactttttgctcaatatacagattgaacaatattggggagaggctacaaccctgtctcactcccttcccaaccactgcttccctttcatgtccctcgactcttatatctgccgtctggtttctgtacaaactgtaaatagcctttcagtccctgtattttacacctccaccttcagaatttgaaagagagcattccagtcaacattgtcaaaagctttctctaagtctagaaatgctagaaacgtaggtttgcctttgcttaatctagcttctaaaataagtcgtagggtcagtattgcctcacatgttccaatatttctacggaattcaaactgatcttccccgaggtctgcttctaccagtttttccattcgtctgtaaagaatttgcgttagtattttgcagctgtgaattattaaactgatagtttggtaattttcacatatttcgcctgtctcgtacatcttgcttaccagatggtagagttttgtcaggactggctctcccaaggctgtcagtagttctaatggaatgttgtctactcccggggccttgtttcagcttaggtctttcagtgctctgtcaaactcttcacacagtatgatatctcccatttcatcttcatctacatccttttccatttctataacattgccctcaagtacatcgcccttgtatagaccctctatatactccttccacctttgttttcccttctttgcttagaactgggtttccatctgagctcttgatattcatacactacTGTTATGCAATAGACACCACCTGTGGAACATCACTCATAATTTTGTACTTACGTTGTGAGTCATTCTTCCGCACTTATCAGCTGTTTAAAGTTATCTGTCATGTGTGAAGCATTTGTCTTTATTTTGAGATAGTCAAACATCTCTCTGctatattcgaagaatttgtctggtgatatTTGTAGTTGGTGATATAAATACGAAATTCTCCATGAACATTTCTTCCTTCATAAATTTCATGAACAGTTCTCCTTTATCACCTTATTTTCCTAAGTGAAGCTAATTTAGTTGCCTTACTCTTGTGCTACAACATTCTGTGGTGcctttttatagaaacagctgatcAGCTCTAGTGGCCGTCTTGTTATGGGAGGTTGTCGCCCGCACGCAGGAGACCAGAGTGGATTGCCTGATGCTGCTGCTTGTTGCCTGAATGTCGCATATCCGGAAGTCACTCACTGTCAGACACTTCTGACCGCTACATAGGATACTGCCTTATGTGACAGGTGCGAACTTTTGAACTGGCATTGTCTTTCAGATGCTGAAACACACCTGTGATCTtccatttatgttgcacaactccttggtgttgagatttttttttccatcagtgtctaTTGCGTTACTATTAACTCCTGTCACCTGTAATTGCTTAGATGAGAAGTACAGTAGTGTGCAAGCTTCATTGTCTTGCCACCGTAGATCACAACACAGACCTCTGTATGTACAATGTGTAACAGAGAAGATATGCTGTGTAATAGTGAGAATTGTCAGCTACTCAAATGATGATGTAAGTGACAGCTAGGTTGCTACGAGAATATGAAAGGATGTTTTAATTCTCCTCTGTTACAATGCTACACGAGCAAATGTTTTCTGtggctagaagaaagattaaggaaaggcaaacctacgttcctagcatttgtagacttagagaaagcttttgacaatgttgactggaacactctctttcaaattctaaaggtggcaggggtaaaatacagggagcaaaaggctgtttacaatttgtacagaaaccagatggcagttataagagtcgagggacatgaaagggaagcagtggttgggaagggagtgagactgggttgtagcctatccccaatgttcttcaatctgtatattgagcaagcagtaaaggaaacaagagaaaaattcggagtaggtattaaaatccacggagaaaaaaataaaaactttgaggtttgccgatgacattgtaattctgtcagagacagcaaaggacttggaagagcagttgaatggaatggacagtgtcttgaaaggagggcataagatgaacatcaacaaaggcaaaacgaggataatggaatttagtcgaattaagttgggtgatgctgagggaattagattaggaactgagacacttaaagtagtaacagagttttgctatttggggagcaaaataactgatgatggtcgaagtagagagggtataacatgtagactggcaatgtcaaggaaagcgtttctgaagaagagaaatttgtatagatttaagtgtcaggaagtcgtttctgaaagtatttgtatgaagtgtagccatgtatggatgtgaaacatggacaataaatagtttggacaagacgagaatagaagctttcgaaatgtggtgctacagaagaatgctgaagattagatgagtagatcaaataactaatgaggaggtattgaatagaattggggagaataggagtttgtgtcacaacttgacaagaagggatcggttggtaggacatgttctgaggcatcaggggatcacaaatttagccttggagggcagtgtggatggtaaaaatcatagagggagaccaagagatgaatacactaagcaggttcagaaggatgtaggctgcagtaggtactgggagatgaagaaacttgcacaggatagagtagcatggagagctgcatcaaaccagtctcaggactgaagacgacaacaacatgtCGAAGTTTGTGTTCTCTGTAATTGTGGAGGTGTCTTTTACTGATTCAGTTGCGAATAaggagacaggtagtgctatttttattTGTAAGATGGTGACCCcagacaatattttatttttctgttaagcaGAAAGGATTCTGAATGTGCAGCAACATTTTCAGGGATGTGATTGatggtttttggttgttaaattggATTAATTTATTCCTAGCAGTGAAAGAACTACACAGCTCTTAGTTCTACAGGAAAAGCATTTTCCACAAAAGGATGGTGGACTAAATGAACAACTTTCATGTTGAAAAAACACTGGTTACTATTGTATGGTAGATGAATTGGTTTCTGCAGAAGTGGCACTGTTcggtaactaccgtatttacttgaatctaagccgcacctgaaaaatgagagtcGAAATCAGGGAAAAAAATTttctcgattctaagccgcacctggaatttgagactcgaaattcaagggtagagaaaagttttagaccgcacctccaaatcggaaCAAAgatgtccattgtaacatgagacacaatttaggtcaaaaggatgaagatacagctacagtagtttggttcgagtcgtaagcttaacagttaagatttaccaagtagccattgctatgtgtcaggtgctccatccgtatttatgtGGGTACCCTTcctttgcattctgataatgagtgtttacgacctgtagcCGCTCGTGGCATAGctcgcttttgtgcgcgctaccgccacttacaatataaaaaaaagagaggaattgtcttacaagtgaaacaatggcaagtgactgctatttgttgttacttacactgctgctttctttgataatgatcaacaagaaccaaataatagattgcatatgatagaagatgttctgaacgagagtttagcgaaaatttttctccatttgaaaatctttgcagacgtctctttagtacattacattctgcacagaaatttgtCATCGTAGatataaaaatctagtcagttaccgtgcttcatttctgactgtatcactattcagcataagaataatacgaatataaacatgacatgatatatcttctgtggttgctgttgtctcactctagcttcgtagtttattacgcagacaggatttaaatgagatagcagcaaacacgaaagaatacacggcataatgtttacatttttcttttaatttatttgctgacacagaggttttgctgccagtatttatctttgtgcctgcaaagcatgcctgtgtagcgctacatatattcgacggcagaagttagtgtggcggcacctaccaacatttttcagaacttccgcttcctTCTCACTCGATTCTAatccgcaggcggttttttggattagaaaaaccggaaaaaaagtgcggcttatattcgagtaaatacggaAAGTACCCGCTCTCACTTCGTGCGGTTAGCTATAAGTATCTATTGTTGGATAACTTATACAGAGGAGCGAGGTAATGCATGATGCTCTCAATCAGTTACAACACTCTTCGCTTTCAGGACGAGTTTCCAAAGAATGAGTTAAAGCCTGGTGTTCTCAAGCTGCAACATGACATGCCACATAATCGATCTCCAAGCCATTCTAGGTTACTAAGAAAGATTCAATCGTTTGCTGGATGTTCTATTTGGAAACAAAACAGTCAAAGCGTAATAAGTAGGCACACAAATGATGGAGCAAACTCAATAAATTCATTTTCCTAGtcaagaagtcaaatataaataaacCTGTTGCAAAGATCAACTATATTTCATTAAGTTCTTAATATGCAAAGTGAAATCAGAAGATTAGTATATTCTAACaaagtaaattcaatgttagtgtGTATTTGTAGAGATAAGATTGCAGATCTTAATTCTGTCTCTGATGTAAACCTCTGAAAAATGGTTATTTTGTGTACTATGCCGTGATGATCGTGTCACTGAGGTAAGCATCTGAACTTCTAAACTGAGCAGGCTCCTTTCTTTTTCCTGTGGtaggattttgatgaaataaagccaaaATTTTGCCCCAacctatgctcaagttacctgtgaaaatttGTATCATAGTTTTTGGGTTTAGCATGTTTAAAAATAGTCTTATTGTATTCTGTTAAACCCCACACCTCAAATGCAAAGGTTTTGGGAAATATTTTCAGTATACAGACACACcactttttcagttttattataagTATATTCGATAATGAAGTTGCCAGTTGGTTTAATTTTTACATGAAATACACAAAGTATGTTTGCCGTTGGTTGTATTTTTCGTATGGGCCATAGGACGTGGTCCGAGCTACAATTCTCTGCCTAAGTTTTCATCTATCAGTGCTGGTGATTTCTCCAGAGTCTTTAATGACTCGGAGTGCAGTTACAATCAAACAATTCCAACAGATAAGCTATCAGAATTCAGACGATTCTGGAGGGAGTCGCATTTCCAGTGGTTGTCGAGAAAGCACCAGTTGCTAGAAATGTGTAGAGTACATGTGGCAAATCAGTGCTTCTCACTCGGCTGGCTGGACGGAGTCAGTTCATGGCTCGGACAACCTGTATCCACCAgacgaaaaaacaaaaaataatgcatATCCAAAAGCACTTCAACAAACTGAATTCAAACAAAAACACTTTTTCTCCTTTAAGTGGCACTGAAATGCAAGTGAGGTACTTGctagatattaaatgaaaaaaCTGTCTGTAATAATACTACCTTTAATACTCTGTGTGTATGAATAAATACTAAAGATAATGAggtgttttattttataaatgaaattgTCGTGCAGCCACAAGTCATAACTTTCCTTTATTACTGGTTTTGCTCGTCATAGCAGGGGGTGTCTTACGAATTTGTTAGAGATATTCCAGTAAACTGTGACACTCATCTAGTGCTCCCGTGACCTTGTAGAACTACAGTATGTGACACTGTTATGTACCCATTCTATTTAAATAGATCGACTGGAGTTTTCATTAACAAATATCTTTGTTTACAGACACTGTCACATAACATACAATGCCCTTGTGATACTCTTATCAGAGAACTAGAGAACTCTAGCCAGAGACTTCAGACAAGAGACTGCTTAAAAAATACACCCCAGCTCGATGTTTTCTTCTTCGGCATTGTTGATTAGGGTTTGAGGAATCTTCTGACTGGCATATTCCTTGGGGCTGCAGTTGACGGTGAGATACCCCTGCACTTGCTCCGACATCACATCGGCTTCTGCACCCCTACGCCACCACCAGCCCAAAGCACACCTAAGGTAGAATGTGGTCAAAAGTGAACAGACACAAGTATCTGCAATTCGTAAGTGAAATGTGAATACACTGAATAACATCACATTACATAAATCAGTGCCAGAAATAATGCTATAACTCTACCCATTTACTAATTAATATATTTTCTCAAGGAAGCAGAAATTTGTGTGTGATAAATTCAGACATATTTTAGGAGTTTAAGCTTCAAAATTTCTATTCCCGTTCATTGTATGCGAGCACGTTCAGAAATTTTTTTGATCTAATGTTAGTGCTGTTCCCCCCCTGCCCCTGCTCTCACTAAATTTAATTTTGTCATTCTGTATTTGTTATTGGTATTTGCATCTGATTAGAAATACAGAGTTAAAATAGGGGTTAAATACAGTTGCTCATAAAAAGGATCAAATATGCATAtcgtaacaaataagccctcggtcacaaatattaagtcaaaattgtcctggtttcgacgctactatgagggtcgtcttcagaattaactaactctgtactaaaacattaggtatatagtacattaataaaattaaagtttgtactgacttgaaaagatgcagtacttaaagtcacatattaaaaaagacctaagccggaaaggcgatgtCATGAACACCTGTGaggtggcgagccgctaagggctgctcgtactgtgaacaagggttgcaacaagactaaggtgcccacgttagaaagtgtgggcaagtaaacacggtgttgctacgagcgccatctagtagccgcagaaacaactaggctactgtacattcaaaattagacacacgaaattgtgatgcagctgattcaggcataacgtaagctttaataataacaggatgaagttacatatttatctgctttaaatagagatacattttgtaacgtaaaaacgttagttatgacatacaagaaaacagcaaatatgtgacaggaaaacatttcggtaaactgcatgaggaaatctgaatcaaagatctgaaacagtcactgaaccttagcagctatgatcAAATATGCAGTTGCACGAGTCTAAGGCTAGAATGCTATGCACGCAGACACTGATAGAtctcttagaaaaaaaaacttgaagTGGTTTACATTTTATGCACTTCAGCACACTGGCatttttaactaatttttttctgaaagttacGAGAATTGTGTAGTAGTGGTTTAGAAAATTGACATCCGGGCTCTCACCTCCAACTTCTAAAAGTACGAACGGAATCGAAGAGGACAGAGTGGTGCAGAGCGTAACCTGCCGTGTTCGACGTAGAGGTACCGATCGCTCGTTTATTTTTTCAGGCGGCACGGCACCGGTAACGAAAAGAGCTGCCAGAATTTACGACCTGCCGGACGAGATCTTACTGGAAATCTTTTCTTACCTGTCGCCGGACGACATGGCGCGGAGCACGCAGGTGTGCGTGAAGTGGCACAGCATACTGAAACAGGAGGAGCAGCTGTGGAGGCGTAAGGTGTGGAGCAGCAACAGCGTGGACGCGATGCAAGAGTTCCTGGCGGCCGGCAGCGGCATTCCCCGCCTGCGGACCCTCCGGCTACTCTACGACAGCGAATACAGGATCCGCGTCGCCTGGCCCGAAGTTACGCTCCACCTGTGTGTCGCCACTCCCTTCCTGCTGGAGCCATACTTGCGTTCCTTCGACACCGAAAGTCTGGTGGTGAGCGGCGAGTCGGATCACCGCGGAGAGTAGTTCGGAGTACCCGAACGAGATCCGCGTCGCCGAGCGGCACCTCGAGTACCGCCGGTCCCTTCAGGGGCCGTTTCCCGCCGACCCCGGCGGCGCGCCCCGCAGCTTCCCGGTACCGAACTACGGCCGTGCTGCGCCGCCGTGACGGCGGCTCGAGTTTCGAGGGCGAGCGTCTCGGAGACGGAGAGGTCGGGAGCCTCGGAGGAGGACACGGACGGCGGCGCGGCGCGCTCGGCACCGGACGTGCACTGCGAGATGCTACGGCGGCAGTCGTCGGTCGAGCCGTGCGGCACGGCCCGCCGAGTGTCTCGCACGTAGAGAGCCGCGGGCTGCGCGACCGTCGGGTGCCGTGCGGCCCCGGCTCCCGACCGGAGGAGTCGGCCGTGGCCGACTGCAGTGCCGGGTCTGGAGCTGTGCGGGACCGTCACTGTGGGCACTCCGTCTGGGCGAGTGGCAGCTGCGGGAGTCGGTGACGGGGGACCTTACGGCAGACCTGCCCCACCTTCGCACACTTAAGCTCG
Above is a window of Schistocerca cancellata isolate TAMUIC-IGC-003103 chromosome 11, iqSchCanc2.1, whole genome shotgun sequence DNA encoding:
- the LOC126108525 gene encoding uncharacterized protein LOC126108525, with the protein product MASGGTAPVTKRAARIYDLPDEILLEIFSYLSPDDMARSTQVCVKWHSILKQEEQLWRRKVWSSNSVDAMQEFLAAGSGIPRLRTLRLLYDSEYRIRVAWPEVTLHLCVATPFLLEPYLRSFDTESLVVSGESDHRGE